One region of Primulina tabacum isolate GXHZ01 chromosome 1, ASM2559414v2, whole genome shotgun sequence genomic DNA includes:
- the LOC142546318 gene encoding uncharacterized protein LOC142546318: MQDPYLYSQIKAHVQQQPQFPEQQQLKCPRCDSPNTKFCYYNNYNLSQPRHFCKSCKRYWTKGGALRNIPVGGGSRKNAKRSSPSANNQQSKRPAASSSPSNASVNNSAAASELLPLKGEDSYGGQFGNLMDVSGSFSSLLGSIGGQYGNFLDGIGSHGSNLALGDDHFVGPHPQVVMGSGGNNGDGFLNMEEGGESGCWSDGNGLPDLAIYTPASNFH, encoded by the coding sequence CTGTATTCGCAGATCAAAGCACATGTGCAGCAACAGCCACAGTTCCCGGAGCAACAGCAATTGAAGTGCCCGAGGTGTGATTCACCAAACACAAAATTTTGCTACTACAACAACTACAATCTCTCTCAGCCTCGCCACTTCTGCAAGAGTTGCAAAAGGTACTGGACTAAAGGCGGCGCCTTGAGAAACATCCCTGTAGGCGGCGGTTCCCGGAAGAACGCCAAGCGGAGTTCCCCCTCCGCAAACAACCAGCAGAGCAAGCGCCCGGCAGCATCTTCCTCGCCCTCTAACGCTAGTGTCAACAACTCTGCGGCAGCTTCCGAGTTATTGCCGCTGAAGGGAGAAGACAGCTACGGGGGCCAATTCGGGAACTTAATGGATGTGAGTGGTAGTTTCAGCTCACTCCTGGGGTCAATCGGTGGGCAGTACGGCAATTTCCTCGACGGGATAGGTTCGCATGGTTCAAATTTGGCGTTGGGCGACGACCATTTCGTAGGCCCTCATCCCCAAGTTGTCATGGGGAGTGGCGGCAATAATGGCGATGGATTCTTGAACATGGAGGAGGGTGGTGAATCCGGCTGTTGGAGTGACGGAAATGGCTTGCCTGATCTTGCTATTTACACACCAGCCTCAAATTTTCACTAg
- the LOC142546328 gene encoding ubiquitin carboxyl-terminal hydrolase 6 → MLTVSVKWQKELFPKVEIDTSQPPYLFKCQLYDLTGVPPERQKIMVKGGLLKDDADWAKVGVKEGQKLMMMGTADEVVKAPEKGPVFAEDMPEEELVVTVGHSAGLVNLGNTCYMNSTIQCLHFVPELKSALTKYLPSVRSNEIDLSTHQLTVATRELFNELDKNVKPVAPMRFLTELRKKYPQFAQVQNGLYMQQDAEECWTQLLYSLSLSLKSTSSSEGADAVKRLFGIDLVSRVHCAESGEESAESESVYSLKCHISHEVNHLHEGLKHGLKSELEKASPSLGRSAVYTKDSRINDLPRYLTVQFVRFFWKRETNQKAKILRKVDYPLELDVHDFCSDDLRKRLEVPRRVLRDEEGKKLGLKTSGSSSTSTNKDIKMTDAEEQLNVGEESSKSALEQGTTLEKEHHLTGIYDLVAVLTHKGRSADSGHYVAWVKQENGKWIQFDDDNPIPQREEDIIRLSGGGDWHMAYICMYKARCVSL, encoded by the exons ATGTTGACAG TAAGTGTAAAATGGCAAAAAGAGCTATTTCCCAAGGTTGAAATAGACACTAGCCAGCCCCCTTATCTTTTCAAGTGCCAGCTGTATGACTTAACTGGAGTACCACCTGAAAGACAAAAGATTATGGTAAAAGGCGGCTTATTAAAG GATGATGCAGATTGGGCAAAAGTAGGAGTAAAAGAG GGTCAGAAATTAATGATGATGGGAACTGCAGATGAGGTCGTAAAGGCCCCTGAAAAAGGCCCTGTGTTTGCAGAAGACATGCCTGAAGAAGAACTAGTGGTTACAGTG GGCCATTCTGCCGGTTTAGTCAATCTGGGGAACACTTGTTATATGAACTCCACAATACAATGTTTACATTTTGTTCCAGAGTTGAAATCTGCTCTGACTAA GTATCTTCCTTCGGTAAGAAGCAATGAAATTGATCTCTCCACTCATCAACTGACTGTTGCTACTCGAGAATTATTTAATGAGCTTGATAAAAATGTCAAGCCGGTGGCACCAATGCGATTTTTAACG GAATTGCGGAAGAAATACCCTCAATTTGCCCAGGTTCAAAATGGACTTTATATGCAGCAG GATGCTGAAGAGTGCTGGACACAGCTCTTGTACTCTCTTTCTCTGTCTCTCAAATCAACTAGTTCCAG TGAAGGCGCTGATGCTGTGAAGAGACTTTTTGGTATTGACCTTGTTAGCAG GGTCCACTGTGCAGAAAGTGGCGAAGAAAGTGCCGAGTCAGAGTCGGTATATTCACTAAAATGCCATATTTCACATGAGGTGAACCATCTTCACGAGGGCTTAAAACAT GGTCTGAAATCCGAGTTGGAGAAGGCTTCTCCTTCTTTGGGACGCAGTGCTGTTTACACCAAAGATTCACGCATAAATGACTTGCCAAG ATACTTAACTGTCCAATTTGTGCGATTTTTCTGGAAAAGAGAAACAAACCAGAAGGCAAAAATTCTGCGG AAAGTGGACTACCCATTGGAGTTAGATGTACATGATTTTTGTTCAGATGATCTTCGCAAGAGATTGGAAGTTCCTCGCAGG GTCTTAAGAGATGAGGAAGGCAAGAAGCTTGGTCTGAAAACTAGTGGTAGTAGCTCGACTTCAACGAACAAAGATATCAAAATGACTGATGCTGAG GAACAATTAAATGTAGGAGAAGAGTCGTCTAAATCTGCACTGGAACAAG GTACAACTCTGGAGAAAGAGCATCACCTGACTGGAATATATGATTTAGTTGCTGTGCTCACACACAAGGGTAGAAGTGCTGATTCAGGGCACTATGTTGCTTGGGTTAAGCAAGAAAATG GGAAATGGATCCAATTCGACGACGATAATCCGATCCCACAACGGGAGGAGGACATCATTAGACTTTCTGGAGGAG gtgattggcaCATGGCCTACATTTGCATGTACAAGGCTCGCTGCGTTTCCTTGTAA